ACTTCACGTTTGGCCCGGCTCCATTTCTATGCCACTGATATATTTATCAGATCCACGACGTTGCGATAATCATCTTCAGGTAAATCCTTCTAGGTATACTGCAGTAGTAGACATGTATGGAACCCCGCCCACTGTTGATAATCAAAAGCGAGTTTACTACCCCCGATGCTGTCAGCTCATTCACCTTCATGCCAGATCCCTAACCCTAGGATTCATCCACCACAGCAGACCCTCCACCCCTCCACCAGGGTCTCACGCAGTTCCTCGAGACCAAAGCCAAAGGTGGGTGGATACGGAGTACATAACGGGCCGACCCCGGCAGACGTCGCGATCGAAGCCGCCGATGACTTTCTTGGCCCCGGAATAGAGAAACGCGAACCCGATGACGAGGCGTAACGCGAGCACGAACCATGCACTGAGGGGATGTGCACGCCCTTCAACAGTAACGCCGGCAAGTGTCGAACGAAACTCGTTCTGGTACAGATCAGTTTTGGCCATCTGAATCCTGTGATATATGATAGCAAAGGTCGAGATAAAACCCTCGATCACATTCTGCGGTCGCAACCCCATCTTGCTGAATAGGCGCCCTCTATTCAGCACGACGATATCAATAGGTCGGTAGTATATGATGTTGAAAATCAGTGCTAATCAGGCACTCGGCTGAAGCAATAGCACACGCACGACGTATCTCGAATTAGCGAGAGGTAATGACAGAGATATTGAACCGATCACTATCGGGTCTCGTCGGTGAATTCAATAGTTGCTATACTCGTCACTCAGTGTTCTATTTGATAGCATTTCCCCGCTCATCAAGGATTCATGAGCTCGCTGGCGTTCGCTCGGCGCTACTCTATCTCGTATTCGGCTTCAGTTTTCGATACCTCGCTGCCGTCGTCAGACTCGGCGTCGATGTCCCTGCCCTGCTTGATCGCGTCTGCCTCCTGTTCCATCGCCTCGAGATCCACTTCCGTCTCCTCGTCGATTTCGCCGATCAGTTCGGCGATGTTATCGAGCCCGAGCATCTCGCGGGTCTCCTGATCGAAATCGAGGCTATCGAGTTGATCCTCGGTGATCTTGGTGTCGCTGCCGGTGAGGTGCTTTCCGTAGCGGCCCACCAGCGAGGACAGCTCCTGGGGGAGGACAAATGTCGTCGATTCGCCCTCGCCAATCGACTCGAGCGTCTCCATGCCCTTCTCGATAATTGCACGTTCACCCATCGACTCGGCCGATTTAGCGCGCAACACGGTCGAGATGGCATCACCCTGCGCTTCGAGGATCTGGCTCTGCTTCTCACCCTGGGCGCGGATGATGTTCGACTGCTTGTCACCCTCGGCAGTCTCGACCGCCGAGCGGCGTTCACCCTGCGCTTCCAGAATCATCGCCCGCCGCCTGCGCTCTGCGGAGGTCTGCTGCTCCATGGCGCCCTTTACACCCTGGGACGGCGTGACCTCGCGGACCTCGACAGACTCAACGCGGATTCCCCACTCGTCGGTAGGTTCGTCGAGTTCCTCACGAATCCGCTCGTTGATATGTTCGCGCCGACTAAGCGTGTCATCGAGTTCCATGTCTCCGATGACGGCCCGCAGCGTCGTCTGGGCGAGGTTCGAGACCGCATGATGGTAGTCCTCGACCTCGAGGAACGCACGTTTAGCGTCCATCACGCGCATGTAGACCACCGCGTCCGCGGTCACCGGCGAGTTGTCGATTGTGATCGCCTCCTGGCTCGGCACGTCGAGCGTCTGGGTTCGCATGTCGAAGCGATGTGTCGCAGAGACGAACGGCGGGATGAAGTGGATCCCCGGCTCGAGCAGCTTGCGGTACTCGCCGAACACCGTCAGCGCGCGCTTCTCGGTCGCGTCGACGATCTCGACCATCTGCCAGACGGTGACGATCGCGAGAAACAATAGCAGCAACGCGACGACTGGTAGCGTGAGTGCTGCCTGCAGCGGTACGAGAGGTATCATATCCTACCGTTAGGAGGTCGCTGCCAAAAGGGTTCGTCCGGTCGCCAACTCGGGGTCTACCGCTCATACTTCGATTGACGGTCATGTTCGCGTTCGCCGTGGTCGTCGGTCCCGGTTCAGTTCCGTCGGAGCACGCGGTCGATCTCGTCCTCGCTCACACCAAGCGATTCGACCGTGACGATGTTGCCGCCGCCAGGGTCGACCACCATCACCTCCTCGCCCTCCTCGCTAGTACCGTCGATCGACCGTGCGGTGTAGTAGGGGCTAAAGCCGCCCCGTTCGAGCTTAATCTGCCCGCCATTGGGGGTGACGCGCTCGGTGACCCGGCCGGTACAGCCCTTGAGCGTGCTCGAATCGATCGTACGGCCCGCGCCCTTGCCGCCGTAGACATCGAGTTCGGGGTAGGCAAATAGCGAGAGTCCGCCCACGAACACCACGGTCACTGCCAGCGCGACCGCGAGGATACCACCCGAGACGAACGGGCCGAGTGCCAGTCCGACGAGGCCGGCGACGATCAGGGCGACCACGTGGGTCACGTGCCTCTGGAACGATACAATACCAATAGGATCACTGCAAGTCCCACGAGAATCAGCGTATAGGAACCGGCCGCCGTGAGCGCGGCAATCAAGCCAGGATAGTCACTCGTCCGGAACAAGATCGTCTTCCGAACCATGGCGATCACTCCTGCATATACTACTGTCGTTACGATCTCAATTCTGTCGGCTCCACCACTATACGCGATTATTGTCTGGTGGAGTTCCACGATAATGAGCAACAACAATACATGATCAAGCAGCATGATCACCGAGTCCGGCTGAAGGATCCGTCCAGTAAGAAATAACTGGATGATTCCTATACCAATATCAACGGCTCCCGCCGCGAACAGAATAACCAAGAGATAGGCGACGATGACCTCAATCCCTCGGATGAATCGCTCAGAAAGATCAATTGCATCACTCAGTGAGTTCAACGATGATCTCTCAAAACGGCTTATTCTGGGGGTGGGGAAGACGAAGAAACCACACTACTCATATATACCGATAATCGATAATTTCTCTCCTATTCAAGGGGAAGAGCCACGGCTCACCAACTGCGGCACACTGGAGGAAAGCGTGTGTTTTTCCGCGTTCAGGTACATACATCTGCATGGAGATTCGTCCGCTTGAGTCAGCAGATATCGAGTCGGTACGACGAATCGCTCGCGAA
The Halalkalicoccus tibetensis genome window above contains:
- a CDS encoding SPFH domain-containing protein: MIPLVPLQAALTLPVVALLLLFLAIVTVWQMVEIVDATEKRALTVFGEYRKLLEPGIHFIPPFVSATHRFDMRTQTLDVPSQEAITIDNSPVTADAVVYMRVMDAKRAFLEVEDYHHAVSNLAQTTLRAVIGDMELDDTLSRREHINERIREELDEPTDEWGIRVESVEVREVTPSQGVKGAMEQQTSAERRRRAMILEAQGERRSAVETAEGDKQSNIIRAQGEKQSQILEAQGDAISTVLRAKSAESMGERAIIEKGMETLESIGEGESTTFVLPQELSSLVGRYGKHLTGSDTKITEDQLDSLDFDQETREMLGLDNIAELIGEIDEETEVDLEAMEQEADAIKQGRDIDAESDDGSEVSKTEAEYEIE
- a CDS encoding NfeD family protein, which translates into the protein MTHVVALIVAGLVGLALGPFVSGGILAVALAVTVVFVGGLSLFAYPELDVYGGKGAGRTIDSSTLKGCTGRVTERVTPNGGQIKLERGGFSPYYTARSIDGTSEEGEEVMVVDPGGGNIVTVESLGVSEDEIDRVLRRN
- a CDS encoding phosphate-starvation-inducible PsiE family protein produces the protein MNSLSDAIDLSERFIRGIEVIVAYLLVILFAAGAVDIGIGIIQLFLTGRILQPDSVIMLLDHVLLLLIIVELHQTIIAYSGGADRIEIVTTVVYAGVIAMVRKTILFRTSDYPGLIAALTAAGSYTLILVGLAVILLVLYRSRGT